In one Hymenobacter sp. DG25B genomic region, the following are encoded:
- a CDS encoding glycosyltransferase family 4 protein, translating into MHIAVNTRFLLPGNKLEGIGRFTFETLQRLVRQHPGHTFHFLFDREFDARYVFGPNVVPHVLYPPARHPFLYVLWFEVAVAAWLLRFRPAVFLSPDGYTTLNTSVPRVTVIHDLAFEHFPQDVGTLQRWYYHYFAPRFARASARVVAVSEATKQDLIHTYQIPADRIRVVYNAADDHFQPQPPQVQQDTRDRFSAGKPYFLFVGALQPRKNLVNLLRAFDLFKLRTGSPAKLLIVGRTAWQAGPIFEVYRTLQHRRDVHLTGRVTEEELVQLYAAALATTYVPYFEGFGIPIIEAQACGCPVITSNCSSLPEVAGGAAQLVDPFSVESIAEGLALVHSSAPRRQELVCLGHENTRRFSWDQSAAQLWQVLLEVAGK; encoded by the coding sequence GTGCACATTGCCGTCAACACCCGTTTCCTGCTGCCCGGCAACAAGCTGGAAGGCATCGGGCGTTTTACTTTTGAAACGCTGCAACGGCTGGTGCGGCAGCACCCCGGGCACACCTTTCACTTTCTGTTTGATCGGGAGTTTGATGCGCGGTACGTGTTCGGGCCCAACGTGGTACCGCACGTGCTCTACCCCCCGGCCCGGCATCCGTTTCTGTATGTGCTGTGGTTTGAAGTAGCCGTGGCCGCCTGGCTGCTGCGCTTCCGCCCGGCGGTATTTCTCAGCCCCGATGGCTATACTACGCTGAACACCAGCGTGCCCCGCGTCACGGTAATTCACGACCTGGCTTTCGAGCATTTTCCGCAGGATGTAGGCACCCTGCAGCGCTGGTACTATCACTACTTTGCCCCGCGCTTTGCCCGCGCCTCTGCCCGGGTAGTAGCCGTATCCGAAGCCACCAAACAGGACCTCATCCACACCTACCAAATCCCCGCCGACCGTATCCGGGTAGTATACAATGCCGCCGACGACCATTTTCAGCCCCAGCCACCCCAGGTGCAGCAGGATACGCGGGACCGGTTCAGCGCGGGCAAGCCCTATTTTCTGTTTGTGGGTGCGCTGCAGCCGCGCAAAAATCTGGTAAATCTGCTGCGCGCTTTTGATTTGTTTAAGCTGCGCACCGGCTCCCCGGCCAAGCTGCTCATTGTAGGCCGCACGGCCTGGCAGGCGGGACCCATTTTCGAGGTGTACCGCACGCTGCAGCACCGCCGCGACGTGCACCTCACCGGCCGCGTAACCGAGGAGGAACTGGTGCAGCTATACGCCGCCGCGCTGGCCACCACTTACGTGCCCTACTTCGAAGGCTTTGGTATTCCCATTATTGAGGCGCAGGCCTGCGGCTGCCCCGTCATCACCTCCAACTGCAGCTCCCTGCCTGAGGTAGCCGGCGGCGCCGCCCAGCTGGTAGACCCATTTTCGGTAGAATCTATTGCCGAGGGGCTTGCGTTAGTGCACAGTTCTGCTCCCCGCCGCCAGGAGCTGGTGTGCCTGGGGCACGAAAACACGCGCCGCTTTTCCTGGGATCAAAGCGCCGCCCAGCTGTGGCAGGTATTGCTGGAAGTGGCAGGGAAGTAA
- a CDS encoding polysaccharide deacetylase family protein, translating to MRLHRMPAPMRRLLPEALWDMPVGGEKVLYLTFDDGPIPEETPFVLEQLALFNAQATFFCVGENLVRHPEIARQTLAAGHRLANHTYHHLSGWTTSRADYLADITRCQQALDAVLPAPEARPLLRPPYGRITIPLARHLHATHQLVMWDVLTCDYDATYDSEDCLHTAISLTRPGSIVVFHDSLKASRNLRYVLPRYLAHFAALGYQFAAL from the coding sequence ATGCGTTTACACCGAATGCCGGCCCCCATGCGCCGCCTGTTGCCGGAAGCGCTCTGGGATATGCCGGTAGGCGGGGAGAAGGTGCTATATCTGACGTTCGACGACGGCCCCATTCCCGAAGAAACGCCTTTTGTGCTGGAGCAGCTGGCGCTTTTCAACGCCCAGGCCACCTTCTTCTGCGTGGGCGAAAACCTGGTGCGCCACCCCGAAATAGCCCGCCAAACCCTGGCTGCCGGCCACCGCCTGGCCAACCATACTTACCACCACCTCAGCGGCTGGACCACCTCCCGCGCCGATTATTTAGCTGACATCACCCGGTGCCAGCAGGCCCTGGATGCCGTGCTGCCCGCTCCCGAGGCCCGGCCTTTGCTGCGCCCACCCTACGGCCGCATCACTATTCCGCTGGCCCGCCACCTGCACGCCACCCACCAGCTGGTAATGTGGGACGTGCTCACTTGTGACTACGACGCCACCTACGATTCTGAAGATTGCCTGCACACCGCCATCAGCCTGACCAGGCCCGGCTCTATTGTGGTGTTTCACGACAGCCTGAAAGCCAGCCGCAACCTGCGCTATGTGCTGCCGCGCTACCTGGCTCACTTTGCGGCGCTGGGCTATCAGTTTGCTGCCTTATAA